The Triticum aestivum cultivar Chinese Spring chromosome 7B, IWGSC CS RefSeq v2.1, whole genome shotgun sequence genome window below encodes:
- the LOC123161917 gene encoding PTI1-like tyrosine-protein kinase At3g15890 yields the protein MGSVASSCCGGAEKVGHGCVSASSGAVAGTGSGGGSSWRIYSYKELHAATGGFSEENKLGEGGFGSVYWGKTPDGVQIAVKRLKPNNNNSKAEMEFAVEVEVLARVRHRNLLGLRGYCAGAAADQRMIVYDYMPNLSLLSHLHGQFASDATLDWRRRVGVAVGAAEALVHLHHEASPSIIHRDIKASNVLLDSDFAPLVADFGFAKLVPDGVSHMTTRVKGTLGYLAPEYAMWGKVSGACDVYSFGILLVELVSGRKPIERLPSGAKRTITEWAEPLIARGRLGDLVDPRLRGVYDAAELARMLEAAALCVQGEPERRPDMRAVVRILRGETAAPDGAAAAASKGGNDAQVRPAVRMESVKYADHLMETENSVYSGDRDDDEEDDEKEAADYSSDEVEEYSLMDDQSSMNFGVFGAMPVVPVQTMHDPYVRRFGGNGVKI from the coding sequence ATGGGGTCCGTGGCGAGCTCCTGCTGCGGCGGCGCCGAGAAGGTGGGGCACGGGTGCGTGAGCGCGTCGTCCGGGGCGGTGGCGggcacgggcagcggcggcggcagctcgtGGAGGATCTACAGCTACAAGGAGCTCCACGCCGCCACGGGCGGCTTCAGCGAGGAGAACAAGCTCGGCGAGGGCGGCTTCGGCAGCGTCTACTGGGGCAAGACCCCCGACGGCGTCCAGATCGCCGTCAAGCGCCTCAAGCCCAACAACAACAACTCCAAGGCCGAGATGGAGTTCGCCGTCGAGGTCGAGGTGCTCGCCCGCGTCCGCCACCGCAACCTGCTCGGCCTCCGCGGCTActgcgccggcgccgccgccgaccagCGCATGATCGTGTACGACTACATGCCCAACCTCAGCCTCCTGTCCCACCTCCACGGCCAGTTCGCCTCCGACGCCACCCTCGACTGGCGCCGCCGGGTCGGGGTTGCCGTCGGTGCCGCCGAGGCGCTCGTGCACCTACACCACGAGGCGTCGCCCAGCATCATCCACCGCGACATCAAGGCCAGCAACGTGCTGCTTGACTCCGACTTCGCGCCGCTCGTCGCTGATTTTGGCTTCGCCAAGCTCGTCCCCGACGGCGTCTCCCACATGACCACCAGGGTCAAGGGCACGCTGGGGTACCTCGCGCCGGAGTACGCCATGTGGGGCAAGGTCTCGGGCGCCtgcgacgtgtacagcttcggcaTCCTTCTCGTCGAGCTGGTGTCGGGCAGGAAGCCTATCGAGAGGCTGCCGTCGGGTGCCAAGCGCACCATCACCGAATGGGCGGAGCCGCTCATCGCCCGCGGCCGGCTCGGTGACCTCGTGGACCCGCGCCTCCGGGGCGTCTACGACGCGGCGGAGCTGGCGCGCATGCTCGAGGCCGCCGCGCTCTGCGTGCAGGGGGAGCCCGAGCGGCGCCCGGACATGCGCGCCGTTGTGCGGATCCTGCGCGGCGAGACTGCGGCTcctgacggcgcggcggcggcagcctccAAGGGGGGCAACGACGCCCAGGTCCGGCCTGCGGTGAGGATGGAGAGCGTCAAGTACGCGGACCACCTGATGGAGACGGAGAACAGCGTGTACTCCGGCGACCGGGACGATGACGAGGAAGACGACGAGAAGGAGGCCGCGGACTACAGCAGCGACGAGGTGGAGGAGTACTCGCTGATGGACGACCAGAGCAGCATGAACTTCGGCGTGTTCGGCGCCATGCCGGTGGTGCCGGTGCAGACCATGCACGACCCCTACGTCAGGAGGTTTGGAGGAAACGGCGTCAAGATATGA